A region from the Candidatus Paceibacterota bacterium genome encodes:
- a CDS encoding response regulator transcription factor produces MPIKVSIVEDNQGTRQTLAKLLASSPALCCTGTHRDAEQALQNIPAEQPDVVLMDINLPGMSGIECVARLKEALPNTQVLMLTTYDENDLIFDSLRKGASGYLLKKMPPAELLQAIEQVHAGGAPMSMQIARKVVNHFRQINQPASDVERLSPREQEILALLAKGYLYKEISDRLGITIGTVRAHLHKVYEKLHVQTRTEAVVKFLGRD; encoded by the coding sequence ATGCCGATTAAAGTATCCATCGTCGAGGATAACCAGGGTACGCGGCAGACCTTGGCCAAGCTGTTGGCCAGCTCGCCGGCGCTCTGCTGTACGGGAACCCACCGCGACGCCGAGCAGGCCCTCCAGAATATCCCCGCCGAGCAGCCTGACGTGGTCCTGATGGATATCAACCTGCCTGGCATGAGCGGCATCGAATGCGTCGCCCGCCTTAAAGAAGCCCTTCCCAACACGCAGGTGCTCATGCTGACCACCTACGACGAGAACGACCTTATCTTTGATTCCTTGCGCAAGGGGGCCAGCGGTTACTTGCTTAAGAAAATGCCCCCAGCCGAACTCCTGCAGGCCATCGAGCAGGTCCACGCCGGCGGCGCTCCAATGTCCATGCAGATCGCCCGCAAGGTCGTCAATCACTTCCGGCAGATCAACCAGCCCGCCTCCGACGTCGAAAGACTCTCGCCGCGCGAGCAAGAGATTTTGGCCCTGCTGGCAAAAGGTTATCTCTACAAGGAGATCAGCGACCGGCTAGGCATTACTATCGGCACGGTGCGCGCCCACCTTCACAAGGTCTACGAGAAGCTTCACGTCCAGACGCGCACGGAGGCGGTGGTCAAGTTTTTAGGCCGGGATTAA
- a CDS encoding Ig-like domain repeat protein, with amino-acid sequence MKCRVSRWLCNFLRTPFWLGVLAAAVATVPQPGRAGTVWLSGSDWLGGEGVSVYSKYSSDVGQRSYYNGIDVGLKWQCVELCGRLYTKKGWRSGYFPNAELIYPNARSFGLVPHANGSGYVPVPGDMVTWDTGAYGHVAVVDYVTPTKVHIVEQNFSSTCKKTMTRSGTNGSHVERDDGWGYGDCQGFIHAPKNDGGTDDAELTAENYPDGSVLAPGETFTKTFTMKNNGTTTWGANGPNGYTLNHIKDIPASPNLGAAYQAIPTENVSPGESYVFRIPLTAPTTPGDYEADFRMNSSDSVYFGPKIWVKITVSQPDLTNDAAVVSLTAPSSVTAGQMFAATIVMRNTGSRKWTSGGETPHSLGSRYPADNDNWGFSRVALPSSPITPSQTATFTFYPIAPVVPGTYTFAWKMVEEGVGWFGTTASQTITVVSSGNARYWDINGSTAGAGGASPGGAWTGNFWNATADGTGVPGGWSADNDAVFSAGTDATGFFKVIGIPNTSWNSVTIQQGQVQLEGGYVTNNGTSGTDGTTLIKVVHDAYLSMTNAPGIYLAGKGITKRGKGVLNLGGNEYYTGPTYIEQGTVTVVSDLPNKRPFGLGAPGTANATIHLLSSGTLSAGVPLPGNGTNIYLTNQYTVSLEGGAIEVGAEGSNFIVAAQITGAGTLLKQGAGFLILAGSNTFSGGAVISDGTLVANASGALGSGDVLVLAGSRLNLNGSYFNPASALLLASTASVTNAAPNTGAGLSFDGGLTFKRAGTWGSTASGAAFMDDTHFAGAGRLTVTSGPESFATLDETIPAIYGQPVTLTAHVHLVDGPLPAAGTPTGTVTFYDNGVPIGSPAAVTAGVATLSATTLALGDHTITATYSGDTTFAPSSAAAVTQTVSLAPTIIELSSSRNPSLPGANVTFRAVVTAAPPSAGTPVGQVLFEVNGLAVSTNALLDGAASASLNSLPAGTNVVIAQYTGNSVFEGSVDALEQVVSSDAPGDQVYLNEVLSNPPGSDTGNEYFELRGTPNLSLAGYCLISVEGQAGSGNSKGDINSLFLLDNLSLGANGYLFACQGASQYTVTNPATSVIKNADGHAGWGTNGTSTVAYWCDSSTGDFENEATTILLVKVGPGGAPPLLTIDLDTNDDGVLDLPAGWTMVDSVGIMDGKSAAATDSTYGAINFRAPGGAGGTYLGGSAYGNVIDIPGPMTTTAGTFYVGRKGESTGSTTNDWVGAIVDGTAAAPLNLIFYSASDPAYSGLKLSDMVYGGTNFGVAPVLSSFSITSVSQTLQGPRLEWSPAGPAGLNLKYVVYRSPNAADKASYTPIVTVTTTSYTDTSAPAAGAYYYVLAKP; translated from the coding sequence ATGAAGTGTCGTGTCTCCCGGTGGTTGTGCAATTTCCTCAGAACTCCCTTCTGGCTCGGTGTTTTGGCCGCGGCCGTCGCGACGGTTCCGCAGCCAGGTCGGGCAGGAACCGTCTGGCTCTCCGGCTCCGATTGGCTGGGGGGCGAAGGGGTGAGTGTCTATTCCAAGTACAGCAGCGACGTAGGCCAGCGCAGCTACTACAACGGGATTGATGTCGGACTGAAGTGGCAGTGCGTGGAATTGTGCGGACGCCTCTACACCAAGAAGGGCTGGCGCTCCGGCTACTTCCCGAACGCCGAACTCATTTACCCCAACGCGAGAAGCTTTGGCCTCGTTCCCCATGCCAACGGCAGCGGTTATGTGCCCGTGCCCGGCGACATGGTGACCTGGGATACGGGCGCTTACGGCCATGTGGCGGTGGTGGATTACGTCACTCCCACCAAGGTTCATATCGTCGAGCAGAACTTCAGCTCGACCTGCAAGAAGACGATGACCCGCTCGGGCACCAACGGCTCGCACGTGGAACGCGATGACGGCTGGGGCTACGGCGATTGCCAGGGATTCATTCATGCCCCGAAGAACGATGGCGGGACCGATGATGCCGAACTGACCGCTGAGAACTACCCGGACGGCAGCGTGCTCGCGCCCGGTGAAACCTTCACGAAGACCTTCACGATGAAGAACAACGGCACCACCACCTGGGGGGCCAACGGCCCCAACGGCTATACCTTGAACCACATCAAGGACATTCCCGCCAGCCCCAATCTGGGAGCCGCCTACCAGGCCATCCCAACCGAAAACGTTTCTCCCGGCGAGAGCTACGTCTTCCGCATCCCTCTGACGGCGCCGACCACCCCGGGCGATTACGAGGCGGACTTTCGGATGAACAGCTCGGACAGCGTCTATTTCGGACCCAAGATATGGGTCAAGATCACCGTCAGCCAACCCGACCTCACGAATGACGCTGCGGTCGTAAGCCTGACCGCCCCGAGCTCGGTGACTGCCGGGCAGATGTTTGCAGCGACAATTGTCATGCGCAACACCGGCTCTAGGAAATGGACCTCCGGCGGCGAGACCCCGCACAGCCTCGGCTCGCGATACCCCGCTGACAATGACAACTGGGGTTTCAGCCGTGTGGCCCTGCCTTCTTCCCCCATCACACCAAGCCAGACGGCGACCTTTACCTTTTATCCCATCGCCCCGGTTGTGCCCGGCACTTACACCTTCGCGTGGAAGATGGTGGAGGAAGGAGTGGGATGGTTTGGCACGACGGCATCCCAAACCATCACCGTCGTGTCCAGCGGCAACGCCCGCTATTGGGACATCAACGGCTCGACCGCCGGCGCCGGGGGCGCCTCGCCCGGTGGCGCCTGGACCGGCAACTTCTGGAACGCCACCGCCGACGGGACCGGCGTCCCGGGCGGCTGGTCCGCCGACAATGACGCGGTTTTCTCCGCCGGCACCGACGCCACCGGTTTCTTCAAAGTCATCGGTATCCCCAACACGAGCTGGAACAGCGTGACGATCCAGCAGGGCCAAGTGCAGTTGGAGGGCGGCTACGTTACCAACAACGGGACCAGCGGCACCGATGGTACCACCCTGATCAAGGTCGTCCACGACGCCTATCTGAGCATGACCAACGCCCCCGGCATTTACTTGGCGGGCAAAGGCATCACCAAACGCGGCAAGGGCGTCTTGAACCTGGGCGGCAACGAATACTACACCGGCCCCACTTACATCGAGCAGGGCACCGTCACCGTGGTCTCGGATCTGCCCAACAAGCGGCCCTTCGGACTTGGCGCACCCGGCACCGCCAACGCCACTATTCACCTGCTCAGCAGTGGCACGCTCTCCGCCGGCGTGCCCCTCCCGGGCAATGGCACCAACATCTACCTCACCAACCAGTACACCGTGTCGCTCGAAGGCGGTGCCATCGAAGTGGGCGCCGAGGGCAGCAACTTCATCGTGGCTGCCCAAATCACCGGCGCCGGCACGCTCCTGAAGCAGGGCGCGGGTTTCCTGATCCTGGCCGGGAGCAACACCTTCAGCGGGGGTGCGGTCATCAGCGACGGAACCCTCGTCGCCAACGCCAGCGGCGCACTCGGCTCCGGTGATGTCCTGGTGCTGGCCGGCAGTCGGCTAAATTTGAATGGCAGCTATTTCAATCCCGCCAGCGCCCTGCTGCTCGCCTCCACCGCCAGCGTCACCAACGCCGCGCCCAACACCGGCGCCGGATTGTCCTTTGACGGCGGTCTGACCTTCAAACGGGCCGGCACCTGGGGCTCCACCGCTTCAGGCGCGGCTTTCATGGACGACACCCACTTTGCCGGCGCGGGCCGGCTCACCGTCACCAGCGGACCGGAGTCCTTCGCCACGCTGGACGAGACCATTCCCGCGATCTACGGCCAGCCTGTCACGCTCACGGCGCACGTTCATCTGGTGGACGGCCCGCTGCCCGCCGCCGGAACGCCCACCGGCACAGTCACCTTCTATGACAATGGCGTGCCGATCGGCAGCCCGGCCGCCGTCACCGCGGGCGTTGCCACTCTGAGCGCCACAACTCTCGCCCTCGGCGATCATACCATCACCGCTACTTACTCGGGCGACACGACCTTCGCCCCCAGCTCCGCGGCGGCGGTCACACAGACGGTGAGCCTGGCGCCCACCATCATCGAGCTCAGCTCTTCGCGCAACCCCTCGCTGCCGGGAGCGAACGTGACGTTCAGGGCGGTCGTCACCGCCGCGCCGCCCTCTGCCGGCACGCCCGTCGGCCAAGTCCTTTTCGAGGTCAATGGCCTGGCAGTCAGCACCAATGCGCTGCTCGATGGCGCCGCCTCCGCCAGCCTCAACTCGCTCCCTGCGGGCACCAACGTTGTCATCGCGCAATACACCGGCAACAGCGTGTTCGAGGGCAGCGTGGACGCCCTCGAGCAGGTGGTCTCCAGCGACGCCCCCGGGGACCAGGTCTATCTCAATGAAGTCCTCTCCAACCCGCCTGGCAGCGACACCGGCAACGAATACTTCGAGTTGCGCGGCACGCCTAACTTGTCCCTGGCCGGCTACTGCCTTATCAGTGTCGAGGGCCAGGCCGGCAGCGGCAACAGCAAAGGCGACATCAACTCGCTCTTCCTGCTCGATAACCTCTCGCTGGGAGCCAACGGCTACCTTTTCGCCTGCCAGGGGGCAAGCCAATACACGGTCACAAACCCGGCCACCTCCGTCATCAAGAACGCCGATGGCCATGCCGGATGGGGCACCAACGGCACCAGCACCGTCGCTTACTGGTGCGATTCGAGTACTGGGGACTTCGAGAACGAGGCCACAACCATTCTGCTGGTAAAAGTCGGGCCGGGCGGCGCTCCGCCCCTCCTGACAATCGATTTGGACACGAACGATGACGGCGTCCTGGATCTACCCGCTGGCTGGACCATGGTGGACTCGGTGGGGATCATGGACGGCAAGAGCGCGGCGGCGACAGACTCCACCTACGGGGCTATTAACTTCCGAGCCCCTGGCGGTGCGGGCGGCACCTATCTCGGCGGCAGCGCCTACGGCAACGTCATTGACATCCCCGGCCCCATGACAACGACCGCCGGCACTTTCTACGTCGGCCGCAAAGGCGAATCCACCGGCTCGACCACCAACGATTGGGTGGGAGCCATCGTGGACGGCACCGCCGCGGCTCCGCTGAACCTCATCTTCTACAGCGCCAGCGATCCCGCCTACAGCGGCCTGAAGCTCTCCGACATGGTCTATGGCGGCACGAATTTCGGCGTTGCGCCCGTTCTCTCCAGCTTCTCTATCACCAGCGTCAGCCAGACTCTTCAGGGCCCGCGGTTGGAGTGGTCCCCGGCCGGTCCTGCGGGCCTCAACCTCAAGTACGTTGTTTATCGAAGCCCGAACGCGGCGGACAAAGCGAGCTACACGCCCATCGTGACCGTGACAACCACGTCCTATACGGATACGAGCGCACCTGCCGCAGGGGCGTACTACTACGTGTTAGCCAAGCCGTAG
- a CDS encoding PEP-CTERM sorting domain-containing protein: protein MKQILTSLLGLALVAGISNAQQVWINEILANPNGSDTGNEYFELRGTPGMSLGGYCLVSVEGEGGSKGDINSLFFLDSFSLGANGYLFARQATSKYTATAPGATVIQNTAGTGWGLNGSSTVGYWCDTSGADIENDTSTILLVNVASGGTAPLLTIDLDADNNGTLDLPSGWSVVDSVGIMDGSTPYDATDLSYGAITLRVGGAAAGTGSGVIVDVPGSAPTGAGAFYAGRKGESTGSTGDDWFGAILSGTAAAPLSITFSSVSDPYYQNMKFSDMVFGGPNPIPEPGTLTLLGIGAIAMFLRRRTA, encoded by the coding sequence ATGAAACAAATACTAACCTCTCTTCTGGGCTTGGCGCTTGTCGCCGGCATTTCCAACGCACAACAAGTGTGGATCAATGAGATCCTGGCCAACCCGAACGGCAGCGATACTGGCAACGAATACTTCGAGCTGCGCGGCACGCCCGGTATGTCTCTCGGGGGCTACTGCCTTGTCAGCGTCGAGGGCGAGGGCGGGTCCAAGGGGGACATTAACTCGCTGTTCTTCCTGGATAGTTTCTCGCTGGGAGCTAACGGATACCTGTTTGCCCGCCAGGCGACCAGTAAGTACACGGCGACTGCTCCCGGCGCCACCGTTATACAGAACACCGCGGGCACCGGCTGGGGCCTCAACGGCAGCAGCACCGTCGGCTACTGGTGCGACACCAGCGGCGCGGATATTGAGAACGATACATCCACCATCCTGCTCGTAAACGTGGCGTCCGGCGGCACTGCTCCCCTGCTTACCATTGACCTGGATGCGGACAATAATGGGACGCTCGACCTGCCCAGCGGGTGGTCTGTTGTGGATTCGGTCGGCATCATGGACGGATCGACTCCTTACGATGCAACGGACCTCTCCTACGGCGCCATAACCTTGCGCGTTGGCGGCGCTGCGGCAGGCACCGGTTCGGGCGTCATCGTTGACGTCCCGGGCAGCGCGCCCACCGGTGCGGGCGCCTTCTATGCCGGGCGCAAAGGCGAGTCTACCGGCTCCACGGGAGATGATTGGTTTGGAGCCATCCTGAGCGGCACCGCAGCCGCTCCGCTGAGTATCACCTTCTCCTCGGTGAGCGACCCCTATTACCAGAACATGAAGTTCTCGGATATGGTCTTCGGGGGGCCCAATCCTATCCCCGAACCGGGAACCTTGACGCTGCTCGGCATCGGCGCCATCGCCATGTTCCTGCGACGCAGGACCGCCTGA
- a CDS encoding endonuclease/exonuclease/phosphatase family protein, which yields MIKLTTLLLCGLLVGCVTACASTIALWTFNSPLPDNDATTGTTTPEIGAGTASLAGGVTASFTASNGSSDPSTDNSNSRITSWPAQGTQNKQNGIRLNVGTVGYRNIALSWDLRNSNTASKYTRLQYTTNGTDFLDFLVIAMPNATWINSQSASFVGVPGVDGNSKFGVRFVTEFELTALGTGTNGYVPASPTSTYGAGGTLRFDMVRLSGDCTVSNLSMLTYNILGNGALGWTLASGNVQAVGRQLGHLQPDVIGFQEVPEDFRLQMTNFIGSYLPGYYVAIGSATGGSERSAVASRYPIARSKSWLIDNDLTPYGYAGTFTRDLFEAQIVVPDFPQPFHFFTTHLKAHTDQDSAERRGAEARAISNFLAYAYLTTNSLHPYVLVGDMNEDIYRPRTYEQGVIQALTSSPTGLRLTTPRNPVTADDRTWSIQNANLTIRFDYVLPCALLYYSATDGRVFRSDKVSPPSPPLLASDSATAADHLPVMLTFRNPYNAPLVISSLALTNRVATLRWAAVPGERYRVETSERPDFSPVASTSIVATQTGVALSVPATNSRQFFRLLRIR from the coding sequence TTGATCAAGCTCACCACTCTTCTTCTGTGTGGCCTTTTGGTCGGCTGTGTCACCGCCTGCGCCAGTACGATTGCCCTTTGGACCTTCAACAGCCCACTGCCGGACAACGACGCCACAACTGGAACCACCACCCCCGAAATCGGGGCAGGAACCGCTTCGCTCGCCGGTGGTGTCACCGCCTCCTTCACCGCCTCGAATGGATCCTCGGACCCTTCCACTGATAACAGCAACTCGCGAATCACCTCTTGGCCAGCACAAGGCACGCAGAACAAGCAGAACGGCATCCGACTGAATGTCGGCACGGTCGGTTACCGGAACATCGCGCTGAGCTGGGACCTGCGTAACAGCAACACCGCAAGCAAGTACACCCGCCTCCAATACACGACCAACGGCACTGACTTCCTCGATTTCCTCGTCATCGCCATGCCCAATGCGACATGGATCAACAGCCAGTCCGCGAGTTTTGTCGGCGTCCCCGGAGTAGACGGCAATTCCAAATTCGGAGTGAGATTCGTAACCGAGTTTGAGCTCACAGCACTGGGCACCGGCACCAACGGCTACGTTCCGGCGAGCCCGACCTCCACTTATGGAGCCGGTGGAACCCTCCGCTTTGACATGGTCCGCCTCTCCGGCGACTGCACGGTCAGCAATCTGTCTATGCTGACCTACAATATCTTGGGCAACGGCGCCCTCGGTTGGACCCTGGCCTCCGGCAACGTCCAGGCCGTCGGTCGCCAATTGGGCCATTTGCAACCAGACGTCATCGGCTTCCAGGAAGTCCCCGAAGACTTTCGCCTTCAGATGACCAACTTCATCGGCAGCTACCTGCCCGGGTACTATGTGGCCATCGGTTCCGCGACTGGCGGCTCAGAGCGGAGCGCGGTGGCAAGCCGCTACCCTATTGCGCGCTCGAAATCGTGGTTGATCGACAACGACCTCACGCCCTACGGCTACGCTGGCACGTTCACCCGTGATTTGTTCGAAGCCCAAATCGTTGTCCCCGACTTTCCCCAGCCCTTCCACTTCTTTACGACCCATCTCAAGGCGCACACCGATCAAGACAGCGCTGAACGCCGGGGCGCCGAGGCGCGCGCCATCTCAAACTTCCTTGCCTACGCCTACCTGACCACCAACTCCCTGCATCCTTACGTGCTCGTGGGGGACATGAATGAGGACATCTACCGCCCCCGCACCTATGAGCAAGGCGTCATTCAAGCCCTCACCAGCTCGCCCACTGGCCTTCGCCTTACCACACCTCGTAACCCGGTTACCGCCGACGACCGTACCTGGTCCATTCAAAATGCGAACCTGACGATTCGCTTCGATTACGTCCTCCCCTGTGCCTTGCTCTACTACAGCGCCACCGATGGCCGCGTCTTCCGCTCCGACAAGGTCTCTCCCCCTTCGCCGCCCCTGTTGGCCTCGGACAGCGCCACTGCCGCTGACCACCTCCCCGTCATGCTGACCTTCCGCAATCCCTACAATGCCCCCCTGGTGATTAGCAGCCTGGCGCTCACCAACCGGGTGGCCACGCTTCGGTGGGCCGCCGTCCCCGGCGAACGTTACCGGGTTGAAACCTCAGAGCGCCCCGACTTCTCGCCTGTTGCAAGCACCAGCATCGTGGCCACTCAGACTGGAGTCGCGCTCTCCGTACCGGCGACAAATAGTCGGCAGTTCTTCCGTCTGCTGCGCATAAGATGA
- a CDS encoding sodium:solute symporter — protein sequence MNLLDWMVVAVCCALVFGVGVMFAGRSSRKGSVGYFAGGRDVPWWAIGLSNTATYSSGTGAFVMLVLVFGLAGNWLWWTSWIVWMPLVAIVWARLWRRMQIVTTAELISLRYGGAPAAVARKVYAVVCCFGFAVLIIAYITGFFAKTIAPLCPLSTVQVLLIFGGITIAYTMFGGLLGVVYADVVQFGIMIAGSTVFLGLAVIRHGGWVEILHRVRDIRPEGLVQTPPTTGIDALTVAILFLQGWFFAGSPTAGEGMTAQRFMAARNEQHAVGGQLFNAFLALSFRTLPLIGLGVVAMSLFWTPDLQARAGGAPAGTRMLADPAHAWGELIRASGLPHGLIGLLVAAESAAFMGALSSLVNWGSSFVVNDLMPSRLSRGGEKIWLSRGVSLAVFAFAALVTVLFVDNMVSWFMFINSAMVIFLLPLAWFRFFWWRFNVWGELAAIVLGLPFSILVWFVLDFQSKPMWQGLGLLFALSFAVLLAVTWLTPPESAETLKRFYARCRPPGLWAPIRRQVQLPDTGEPTAARLLVDCGLGMVAALCLVLATNAVFVKDWMRLAVALLGCSGSGAFLLRRILQSTGTARPSEASPQKLPL from the coding sequence ATGAATCTGCTTGATTGGATGGTTGTGGCGGTTTGTTGTGCCCTTGTGTTCGGGGTGGGAGTCATGTTCGCCGGACGTTCCTCCCGCAAGGGCTCGGTGGGGTATTTCGCGGGAGGACGCGATGTGCCCTGGTGGGCCATTGGTCTCTCCAACACCGCCACCTACAGCTCTGGCACGGGCGCCTTCGTAATGCTTGTGCTCGTGTTCGGCCTCGCCGGAAATTGGCTCTGGTGGACCAGTTGGATTGTGTGGATGCCTCTGGTCGCAATTGTTTGGGCCCGGCTCTGGCGGCGCATGCAGATCGTCACGACGGCGGAGCTGATCTCGCTCCGCTACGGAGGAGCCCCGGCCGCTGTGGCACGGAAAGTGTATGCGGTCGTTTGCTGCTTTGGCTTTGCGGTGTTGATTATCGCCTACATCACCGGGTTCTTTGCCAAAACCATCGCGCCCTTATGTCCGCTGTCCACGGTTCAGGTGCTGCTCATTTTTGGCGGCATCACCATTGCCTACACCATGTTTGGAGGCCTTTTGGGAGTTGTGTACGCCGACGTCGTCCAGTTTGGCATAATGATCGCCGGCTCCACCGTCTTCCTCGGCTTGGCTGTCATCCGCCACGGAGGCTGGGTCGAAATCCTCCACCGGGTCAGAGACATCCGCCCGGAGGGTTTGGTGCAAACCCCGCCAACCACGGGAATTGACGCGTTGACCGTGGCCATTCTGTTTTTGCAGGGCTGGTTTTTTGCCGGCTCGCCAACCGCCGGCGAGGGCATGACCGCGCAGCGCTTCATGGCCGCGCGCAACGAGCAGCACGCTGTGGGGGGCCAGCTCTTCAATGCCTTTCTGGCGCTGTCATTCCGGACGCTGCCCCTGATCGGGTTGGGTGTTGTAGCCATGTCGTTGTTCTGGACGCCAGATCTGCAGGCCAGGGCCGGTGGGGCGCCGGCAGGAACCCGGATGCTCGCGGATCCGGCGCATGCCTGGGGTGAACTGATCCGTGCCTCCGGCTTGCCTCACGGTCTGATCGGGCTGCTGGTTGCGGCGGAATCCGCCGCCTTTATGGGCGCGCTCAGCTCTTTGGTGAACTGGGGCAGCAGCTTCGTGGTGAACGATCTCATGCCCTCGCGGCTGAGCCGGGGCGGCGAGAAAATATGGCTCAGCCGCGGAGTATCGCTGGCGGTGTTTGCGTTCGCTGCCTTGGTCACCGTTTTGTTCGTGGACAACATGGTGAGCTGGTTCATGTTCATCAACTCCGCCATGGTCATCTTTCTGCTCCCTTTGGCCTGGTTCAGGTTCTTCTGGTGGCGGTTCAACGTCTGGGGCGAGTTGGCCGCCATTGTCCTGGGCCTGCCCTTTTCGATTCTGGTCTGGTTCGTTTTGGATTTCCAAAGCAAACCTATGTGGCAGGGCCTCGGCTTGCTCTTTGCGCTGAGCTTCGCGGTGCTGCTCGCAGTAACGTGGCTCACTCCGCCCGAATCCGCGGAAACGCTGAAACGGTTTTATGCCCGCTGCCGGCCACCCGGCTTATGGGCTCCCATCCGCCGCCAGGTCCAACTCCCGGACACGGGCGAACCCACCGCCGCGCGCCTGCTGGTTGACTGCGGCCTGGGCATGGTTGCGGCGCTTTGCCTGGTGCTCGCAACCAATGCTGTTTTCGTGAAAGACTGGATGCGTTTGGCCGTTGCCCTGCTGGGGTGCTCCGGGTCGGGCGCGTTCCTGCTTCGCCGGATTCTTCAATCCACCGGGACCGCGAGACCATCTGAAGCTTCACCGCAAAAGCTGCCGCTATGA
- a CDS encoding beta-N-acetylglucosaminidase domain-containing protein, which produces MNRSLLLSLCLAAPGAPWVWPCAVASEPATALVAFAGTEIEGGAKDVVGTSFAGEEANTIYAQATGARSRLLAKFKVPRVPSSPMFVHLAGRDDDAPAACAIAVRLNGATVFQGPNQFSSARFATRALAIPENALVPGENVLLIECLEKAGTVGAPPWFQVASLVIGPRHYVIARDLHKQFSVSLPSELKPFPEPLPPGKQPGFRWRGTKGWAWSPEQYLQEIPWLAEFKLNFLMNCYLSMFDLEHHANWSEGSANRWWEDIPAAKKQGYERVVRACQSNRIEFCFGMNPNLASKRFIQADDPEGFDHLYKHYAWMQSLGVKWFNISLDDITQGINAKSHALVVNTIFKRLREKDPQAQMVFCPTYYWGDGTAKDQQPYLETLARELHPDAYLFWTGDAVVGPITRQGAETFRRISGHRLFLWDNYPVNDDSPTMHLGPVIDRAPDLCEVVDGYMSNPHRKQNQGNRIPLATCADYAYNPAAYDPSRSIGQAILHIASTPDQRAVLRDLVDAYSGMLIWAPPQRGTGFNALEYQFERVMSLPHSRPVAAAYLAHLEHLSTRMQNAFPDSFRPERGTLRDNLKVINQKFRQKYP; this is translated from the coding sequence ATGAACCGTTCGTTATTGTTGTCACTCTGCCTGGCCGCTCCAGGCGCGCCGTGGGTTTGGCCCTGTGCCGTAGCCTCCGAACCGGCAACTGCTTTGGTCGCCTTTGCCGGGACCGAGATCGAGGGCGGAGCCAAGGATGTCGTCGGAACTTCGTTTGCGGGCGAGGAAGCCAACACGATTTATGCCCAGGCCACAGGTGCGCGGTCTCGGTTGCTAGCCAAATTCAAGGTGCCGCGCGTTCCCTCCAGCCCCATGTTTGTCCATCTTGCCGGGCGGGACGACGACGCGCCGGCCGCTTGCGCGATCGCGGTGCGCCTCAATGGCGCAACGGTGTTCCAAGGGCCGAACCAGTTTTCATCCGCTCGCTTCGCAACCCGGGCTCTGGCTATACCAGAGAATGCGCTGGTTCCAGGAGAGAACGTCTTGCTAATCGAATGCCTCGAGAAAGCAGGAACCGTCGGCGCTCCCCCATGGTTCCAGGTGGCGTCGCTTGTAATTGGGCCCCGGCATTACGTCATTGCGCGGGACTTGCACAAGCAGTTCTCGGTATCCCTCCCGTCCGAACTCAAGCCGTTTCCGGAACCCCTGCCGCCGGGCAAACAGCCGGGCTTTCGATGGAGGGGCACAAAGGGCTGGGCATGGAGCCCCGAGCAGTATTTGCAGGAAATCCCCTGGCTCGCCGAGTTCAAGCTGAATTTCCTCATGAACTGCTACCTCTCAATGTTCGATCTCGAGCACCATGCGAACTGGTCCGAGGGCAGCGCGAACCGGTGGTGGGAGGATATTCCCGCCGCCAAGAAGCAGGGTTACGAGCGCGTCGTCCGCGCCTGCCAAAGCAACCGGATCGAGTTTTGCTTCGGGATGAACCCCAACCTGGCAAGCAAGCGATTCATCCAAGCTGACGACCCGGAGGGGTTCGACCATCTCTACAAGCACTACGCCTGGATGCAGAGTCTCGGTGTAAAATGGTTTAACATTTCGCTCGACGACATCACTCAGGGGATCAACGCGAAGAGCCACGCTCTTGTGGTGAACACAATCTTCAAACGGCTGCGGGAGAAAGATCCGCAAGCGCAAATGGTCTTCTGCCCCACCTATTACTGGGGTGACGGCACCGCCAAAGACCAGCAGCCTTACCTGGAAACCCTGGCCCGCGAGTTGCATCCGGATGCCTACCTCTTTTGGACTGGCGATGCCGTGGTGGGCCCGATCACGCGCCAGGGAGCGGAGACCTTCCGGCGGATTTCCGGCCATCGGCTGTTCCTCTGGGACAACTACCCGGTCAACGACGACAGCCCGACGATGCACCTCGGTCCCGTTATCGATCGCGCTCCCGACCTGTGCGAAGTAGTGGACGGCTACATGAGCAACCCGCACCGCAAGCAAAACCAAGGCAACCGAATTCCCCTGGCGACCTGCGCCGATTACGCCTACAACCCTGCCGCCTACGACCCCAGCCGTTCAATCGGCCAGGCCATCCTTCATATCGCCAGCACCCCCGATCAGCGCGCCGTTCTCCGCGACCTCGTCGATGCCTACTCCGGCATGCTGATCTGGGCCCCGCCCCAGCGTGGCACCGGGTTTAATGCTCTGGAGTACCAGTTCGAGCGCGTTATGTCTCTCCCCCATTCGCGGCCGGTGGCCGCCGCTTACCTGGCGCATTTGGAACACCTGTCAACGCGGATGCAAAACGCGTTTCCCGACTCTTTCCGTCCCGAACGCGGAACCCTCCGCGACAATTTGAAGGTGATCAATCAGAAGTTCCGACAAAAGTACCCCTGA